A region of Drosophila mauritiana strain mau12 chromosome 3L, ASM438214v1, whole genome shotgun sequence DNA encodes the following proteins:
- the LOC117138974 gene encoding protein encore isoform X4: MSSTKSQVALATNIPTNLSSAASASTAAAAAAVVVVASANAAVASSANSSGVGSGSGPGSGAGVTGPVAAGAATAGATGSTVTAATSVAATTSTSVATISTSCSNSSTNNINNNCGEECQSAAGSSNLGRQNSFGNRRGNMKGKHLTRSHAMRESTSPPRTPTPRAASEQQQQQLQGEPHEHNNNNNINSSSKAQSAGRGNSPLMETPAVIVTSQQPQQQQSVPPKPQQNVPLSNEAEFPKLSPPKKSGGQHNRTNSNGSGMEFNNNNNSSNKKFVVDMKANGLDNKPHNNSSTGVIYNSGMNYKAAERHDRHERHEMSSQNSNLSNNHDEEPYHYEPRGGGGGKKHRANTNAKGNKPRLKNLGGSSSGSIDLGGGGGNGNCNTMSNNGQSNNSSNNTSGFISRVFHQSENSSEQYTDYGGTDLLVFFRDTLNKNPKDRNILLKIEKDLIDFVQENSRGCEYRFPPASSYNRMLIHRTAAFFGMEHNVDTETQQCVIVAVAKNTRIPEIRFQSLVRDDARKSILKRDTHSFDEVRQSPYLCPLSLDRKAKSFEEREEDYDRARSRIFSRTGGNHEGYSGGGEEECYGGWEQQQQQQKPSQPPRPKRPNGKMLQMQNSTESRDGMRSGGAVPKSHNFGNYGGPPSSGGPGNNSMPRGDSTNSIKSGRGGFAKQDSTGSTPWRLSPSSSGSIYHYDPSNLPPNQALQHSGNQYQSQNQGNSSSGGYNNYRKSSPHQQQQSQQQQQSQQHHQQQLQQPQQLHQQSSQQYATTELSCSSTESYAEEEAQSPGMECSEGYESYEQQSLPIQQQLSGNGDSASTKGDDCDSLASATVCLSITTSTSTKNYDRIEVQKYKNQATSPNIPACCAVGEKLELEAALPQEQEQEPMAGPSSSGSATSSVGITELPSSQTPLPMVTQVNCDLQSVSPSTTPYSQCEVKTPSQSHAPSAAVEEPKTTTWTYTQSYQAPDGSTVFHTTTTPNGAAPYCATTYQQGPDGSIYAVPQGMVYAAYPQPGVGTAGGASQPLFQLTTSSHPPAQTIFASPEAGGEIPGGTYMIPVFDPAQQPREGLIPAQAIYQTGPGGPGATTVMPMTTAAAYPTAQFATAAPNGAPIYQAPLIYSSEPGGGAQLQQLPMAPYPIQYSYPYYHPISYYVPQQAVAAAPMVASQPQVGQAPMQQPAPHTGAGTTTGPPTVVSVSGQQHHQPHQQHHQQQQHSSNGSVVTSSAYGTRVKRTPGGGSIHYNPSYTPSSVAHAGGAHHPSAGSAQIIAAPAASTTTYHALPTLTLAHGGPATGTDLSGAGGAHVYALSAQHATALIPTNIFPYAAAAAAAAGGPGGPPTAPQVVQQAPPPPPQSAPHHALITAGPFYPANGGNMDQGASQSAPSTPAAPGRQAPLFSTPPAPNNGSSGSSSAGGGGNSGGYHSNSSTPHYYQGQNSNEGYTSPYEKRNHGGGASGAHSVGVRKPYHPGGYNPRHSVPLGGIPSGAKTPLLNSNNEPTPRASPSSVSLGGASSSGGANSYQHRGPPPHTMGVKRDNKPNQLPLISGPPPSYAANSSPGVSSYESKPPVRLNAGAASFRSQKSLNQDYRRSVSQRNSPSANGGGSGSHESSNNSPNSIVGSQSNSAANTPNAAAPPPPQPQPTLVSHTGGFVVLDQTTGAAMNASPPSLYGGGGGPNAGISGGAGGASGTAGSNGGHQPGGGGGARSHIPTAQLHHSAAAAAAAAAGSQQATAAVLSGVAAAAALGGYNPNGASGVYFKYGQTYFAHPSVALPNSRRSPSNDIRPQMAQVAGMYPTMMIQARHPSRHPNPNYKGSRPR; this comes from the exons GGCAACATGAAGGGCAAACATCTGACGCGCAGCCATGCCATGCGTGAGTCCACTTCGCCACCTCGCACGCCAACGCCGCGGGCTGCCtccgagcagcagcaacagcagctccAGGGGGAACCCCACGAgcataacaataataacaatatcaacagcagcagcaaagcaCAATCAGCTGGAAGGGGCAACTCGCCGTTGATGGAGACGCCAGCCGTGATTGTCACTAGTCAGCaaccgcaacagcagcagagtGTGCCACCAAAGCCGCAGCAGAATGTGCCACTTAGCAATGAAGCGGAGTTCCCAAAGCTATCGCCTCCAAAGAAATCCGGCGGTCAGCACAATCGCACcaacagcaacggcagcggcaTGGAgtttaataacaataacaacagcagtAACAAGAAATTCGTCGTTGATATGAAGGCCAATGGTTTGGACAACAAGCCACACAACAACTCGTCTACGGGTGTGATCTACAACTCCGGGATGAACTACAAGGCGGCGGAGCGGCATGATCGTCACGAGCGCCACGAGATGTCCAGCCAGAACAGCAATCTGAGCAACAACCACGACGAGGAGCCATATCACTATGAGCCCAGAGGTGGAGGAGGCGGCAAGAAGCATCGTGCCAACACCAATGCCAAAGGTAACAAACCACGGTTGAAGAATCTCGGTGGAAGCTCATCTGGCAGCATTGATTTAGGAGGAGGCGGTGGAAACGGAAATTGCAACACCATGTCCAACAATGGCCAATCCAACAACTCGAGCAACAACACCTCGGGCTTCATATCGCGCG TCTTTCATCAATCAGAGAACTCGAGCGAGCAGTACACGGACTATGGCGGAACAGATCTACTGGTCTTCTTCCGGGACACCCTCAATAAGAACCCCAAGGATCGCAACATCCTCTTGAAGATTGAGAAAGACCTAATAGACTTTGTCCAGGAAAATAG TCGCGGCTGTGAGTACCGCTTTCCGCCAGCTTCCTCCTACAATCGTATGCTGATCCATCGCACTGCCGCCTTCTTCGGCATGGAGCACAATGTGGACACGGAGACGCAGCAGTGTGTGATTGTGGCCGTGGCCAAGAACACGCGCATACCGGAG ATCCGCTTCCAGTCGCTGGTGCGCGACGATGCACGCAAGTCAATTCTGAAGCGGGACACGCACAGCTTCGATGAGGTGCGTCAGTCACCGTACTTGTGCCCTCTTTCTCTGGATCGCAAGGCCAAGAGCTTCGAGGAGCGGGAGGAGGACTACGATAGGGCGCGCAGCCGCATCTTTAGTCGAACAGGGGGCAATCATGAGGGATACTCCGGAGGTGGCGAGGAGGAATGCTACGGTGGTtgggagcagcagcaacaacagcagaagCCGTCTCAGCCACCAAGACCCAAGAGGCCCAATGGAAAGATGTTGCAGATGCAAAAT TCCACGGAATCTCGCGATGGCATGCGATCCGGTGGAGCCGTGCCCAAGTCGCACAACTTTGGCAACTACGGAGGTCCGCCTAGTTCAGGAGGTCCTGGCAACAATTCCATGCCTCGTGGCGACTCAACAAACTCGATCAAAAGCGGACGAGGCGGCTTCGCGAAGCAGGACTCAACTGGCAGTACTCCTTGGCGCCTGTCTCCTTCCAGCAGTGG TTCCATTTACCACTACGACCCGTCCAACCTGCCGCCCAACCAGGCGCTCCAGCACTCGGGAAATCAATACCAGTCACAGAACCAGGGCAACTCCTCCTCCGGCGGCTATAACAACTATCGCAAGTCGTCgccacatcagcagcaacagtcacagcagcagcaacagtcgcagcagcatcatcagcagcaattgcagcagccacagcagcTGCATCAGCAGTCATCACAGCAATATGCCACCACTGAGCTGTCCTGCAGCTCCACCGAGAGCTAtgcggaggaggaggcgcaGTCCCCTGGAATGGAGTGTTCTGAGGGGTACGAGAGCTACGAGCAGCAGTCGTTGCCTATCCAGCAGCAGCTTTCCGGCAATGGGGATTCGGCCAGCACCAAGGGAGATGATTGTGATAGCCTGGCCAGTGCTACCGTTTGCCTCAGCATCACCACCTCCACATCCACAAAGAACTACGACCGCATCGAGGTGCAGAAGTACAAGAATCAGGCCACCAGTCCGAACATACCCGCCTGTTGTGCCGTGGGCGAAAAGCTTGAACTGGAGGCTGCCTTGCCGCAGGAGCAGGAACAGGAACCTATGGCTGGACCCTCCTCGTCCGGTTCCGCCACCTCCTCGGTGGGTATTACAGAGCTCCCATCCAGCCAGACACCGCTCCCAATGGTGACTCAGGTGAACTGTGACCTCCAATCGGTGTCGCCCAGCACCACGCCCTACAGCCAGTGCGAGGTGAAGACTCCTAGCCAGAGTCATGCACCCAGTGCCGCCGTCGAGGAGCCCAAGACCACCACCTGGACGTACACACAGAGCTACCAGGCGCCAGACGGCTCCACCGTCTTTCACACTACCACTACGCCCAATGGGGCTGCGCCCTACTGCGCCACCACATATCAGCAGGGG CCCGATGGCAGCATCTATGCGGTTCCACAGGGCATGGTTTATGCCGCCTATCCGCAACCAGGCGTAGGCACTGCCGGTGGTGCCTCACAGCCGCTCTTCCAACTGACCACCAGCAGTCACCCGCCCGCTCAGACAATTTTTGCCTCCCCGGAGGCAGGCGGAGAGATTCCTGGAGGCACCTACATGATACCTGTCTTTGATCCGGCCCAGCAGCCGCGTGAGGGACTCATCCCGGCGCAGGCTATATACCAGACGGGCCCGGGCGGACCGGGAGCCACCACAGTGATGCCAATGACGACGGCGGCTGCCTATCCAACGGCCCAGTTCGCCACAGCGGCTCCAAATGGCGCGCCGATATACCAGGCGCCGCTTATCTACTCCAGCGAACCGGGTGGTGGAGCACAGCTGCAACAGCTTCCCATGGCACCGTATCCGATTCAATACTCTTACCCGTACTACCACCCCATCTCGTACTATGTGCCCCAGCAGGCAGTGGCCGCCGCACCGATGGTAGCCTCACAGCCGCAGGTGGGTCAGGCTCCGATGCAACAGCCGGCGCCGCACACGGGAGCTGGAACAACCACAGGGCCACCAACGGTGGTTTCAG TTTCAGGCCAACAACACCACCAGCCGCATCAGcagcaccatcagcagcagcagcactcgAGCAATGGATCCGTGGTCACCTCCAGTGCATATGGCACTCGGGTTAAGCGCACACCAGGCGGTGGCTCGATCCACTACAACCCCAGCTACACACCAAGTTCGGTGGCTCATGCCGGTGGTGCCCATCATCCGTCAGCGGGCTCTGCCCAGATCATCGCTGCGCCGGCGGCCAGCACAACCACATATCATGCGCTGCCTACGCTGACGCTAGCCCACGGTGGTCCAGCGACTGGCACGGATCTCAGTGGAGCGGGTGGTGCCCATGTGTACGCTCTCTCCGCCCAACACGCCACCGCGCTGATCCCAACGAATATCTTCCCCTatgcagcggcggcggcggcagcagccgGAGGGCCAGGAGGTCCTCCAACGGCTCCCCAGGTAGTGCAGCAGGCACCACCACCCCCGCCACAGAGTGCTCCCCATCATGCTCTTATCACAGCGGGTCCGTTTTATCCAGCAAATGGCGGAAACATGGATCAGGGTGCCTCTCAGTCGGCTCCTAGCACTCCAGCGGCTCCTGGAAGACAAGCGCCGCTGTTCAGCACCCCGCCGGCTCCAAACAATGGaagcagtggcagcagcagtgcGGGTGGCGGAGGGAACAGCGGTGGCTATCACAGCAACAGCTCCACGCCGCACTACTACCAGGGCCAGAACAGCAACGAGGGTTACACCTCGCCTTATGAGAAGAGAAATCATGGAGGTGGAGCCTCAGGAGCACACTCAGTGGGAGTGCGTAAGCCTTACCACCCAGGTGGCTACAACCCAAGACATTCGGTACCACTAGGGGGCATCCCCTCTGGAGCAAAGACTCCCTTGCTGAACTCCAACAACGAGCCCACGCCGCGTGCCTCTCCCAGCAGCGTAAGTTTGGGTGGTGCTTCTTCATCCGGTGGGGCCAATTCCTACCAACATCGTGGGCCACCACCACACACGATGGGTGTGAAACGAGATAACAAGCCCAACCAACTGCCGCTGATCAGTGGACCACCGCCTAGTTATGCAGCGAACTCCAGCCCTGGAGTTTCTAGCTACGAGTCCAAGCCACCGGTGCGCCTGAATGCCGGAGCCGCTAGTTTCCGGAGTCAGAAGTCCCTGAACCAGGACTATCGACGCAGTGTCTCCCAACGGAACTCGCCCAGCGCCAATGGAGGTGGAAGTGGCAGCCAcgagagcagcaacaactcgCCCAACAGTATTGTGGGCAGCCAGAGCAACAGTGCTGCCAACACGCCCAACGCAGCAGCCCCACCACCACCGCAGCCACAGCCCACGCTGGTTAGCCACACTGGAGGATTTGTGGTGTTGGATCAGACCACCGGAGCCGCCATGAATGCCTCGCCGCCATCGCTCTATGGCGGCGGCGGAGGTCCAAATGCAGGAATAAGTGGAGGAGCAGGTGGCGCTTCGGGAACGGCAGGCTCGAATGGTGGCCATCAGCCgggtggcggcggtggcgcCCGCTCGCACATTCCCACTGCCCAGCTGCACCACAgtgccgccgctgccgccgccgcagctGCTGGCAGCCAACAGGCCACGGCGGCGGTGCTGAGCGGCGtggccgctgctgccgccctCGGCGGCTACAATCCAAATGGGGCGTCCGGTGTGTACTTCAAGTATGGCCAGACGTACTTTGCCCAT CCCTCGGTGGCCTTGCCCAACAGTCGACGATCTCCGTCGAACGATATCCGGCCTCAAATGGCGCAAGTGGCCGGCATGTATCCCACAATGATGATACAAG CGCGTCATCCCAGTCGCCATCCGAACCCGAACTACAAAGGTTCGCGTCCGCGGTAA
- the LOC117138974 gene encoding protein encore isoform X2 translates to MSSTKSQVALATNIPTNLSSAASASTAAAAAAVVVVASANAAVASSANSSGVGSGSGPGSGAGVTGPVAAGAATAGATGSTVTAATSVAATTSTSVATISTSCSNSSTNNINNNCGEECQSAAGSSNLGRQNSFGNRRGNMKGKHLTRSHAMRESTSPPRTPTPRAASEQQQQQLQGEPHEHNNNNNINSSSKAQSAGRGNSPLMETPAVIVTSQQPQQQQSVPPKPQQNVPLSNEAEFPKLSPPKKSGGQHNRTNSNGSGMEFNNNNNSSNKKFVVDMKANGLDNKPHNNSSTGVIYNSGMNYKAAERHDRHERHEMSSQNSNLSNNHDEEPYHYEPRGGGGGKKHRANTNAKGNKPRLKNLGGSSSGSIDLGGGGGNGNCNTMSNNGQSNNSSNNTSGFISRENSSEQYTDYGGTDLLVFFRDTLNKNPKDRNILLKIEKDLIDFVQENSRGCEYRFPPASSYNRMLIHRTAAFFGMEHNVDTETQQCVIVAVAKNTRIPEIRFQSLVRDDARKSILKRDTHSFDEVRQSPYLCPLSLDRKAKSFEEREEDYDRARSRIFSRTGGNHEGYSGGGEEECYGGWEQQQQQQKPSQPPRPKRPNGKMLQMQNSTESRDGMRSGGAVPKSHNFGNYGGPPSSGGPGNNSMPRGDSTNSIKSGRGGFAKQDSTGSTPWRLSPSSSGYKTRTQSVRSDSVTPSPTGYGSDRQTPELNHPSMVSHSRVAPPMSSGGGGVGGGGGSGAVAVSSVEMGTEATGADPSSTSNCSSGTSGLVWAVTDISNVPIGSLLIDPQTLQPIVNADGSIYHYDPSNLPPNQALQHSGNQYQSQNQGNSSSGGYNNYRKSSPHQQQQSQQQQQSQQHHQQQLQQPQQLHQQSSQQYATTELSCSSTESYAEEEAQSPGMECSEGYESYEQQSLPIQQQLSGNGDSASTKGDDCDSLASATVCLSITTSTSTKNYDRIEVQKYKNQATSPNIPACCAVGEKLELEAALPQEQEQEPMAGPSSSGSATSSVGITELPSSQTPLPMVTQVNCDLQSVSPSTTPYSQCEVKTPSQSHAPSAAVEEPKTTTWTYTQSYQAPDGSTVFHTTTTPNGAAPYCATTYQQGPDGSIYAVPQGMVYAAYPQPGVGTAGGASQPLFQLTTSSHPPAQTIFASPEAGGEIPGGTYMIPVFDPAQQPREGLIPAQAIYQTGPGGPGATTVMPMTTAAAYPTAQFATAAPNGAPIYQAPLIYSSEPGGGAQLQQLPMAPYPIQYSYPYYHPISYYVPQQAVAAAPMVASQPQVGQAPMQQPAPHTGAGTTTGPPTVVSVSGQQHHQPHQQHHQQQQHSSNGSVVTSSAYGTRVKRTPGGGSIHYNPSYTPSSVAHAGGAHHPSAGSAQIIAAPAASTTTYHALPTLTLAHGGPATGTDLSGAGGAHVYALSAQHATALIPTNIFPYAAAAAAAAGGPGGPPTAPQVVQQAPPPPPQSAPHHALITAGPFYPANGGNMDQGASQSAPSTPAAPGRQAPLFSTPPAPNNGSSGSSSAGGGGNSGGYHSNSSTPHYYQGQNSNEGYTSPYEKRNHGGGASGAHSVGVRKPYHPGGYNPRHSVPLGGIPSGAKTPLLNSNNEPTPRASPSSVSLGGASSSGGANSYQHRGPPPHTMGVKRDNKPNQLPLISGPPPSYAANSSPGVSSYESKPPVRLNAGAASFRSQKSLNQDYRRSVSQRNSPSANGGGSGSHESSNNSPNSIVGSQSNSAANTPNAAAPPPPQPQPTLVSHTGGFVVLDQTTGAAMNASPPSLYGGGGGPNAGISGGAGGASGTAGSNGGHQPGGGGGARSHIPTAQLHHSAAAAAAAAAGSQQATAAVLSGVAAAAALGGYNPNGASGVYFKYGQTYFAHPSVALPNSRRSPSNDIRPQMAQVAGMYPTMMIQARHPSRHPNPNYKGSRPR, encoded by the exons GGCAACATGAAGGGCAAACATCTGACGCGCAGCCATGCCATGCGTGAGTCCACTTCGCCACCTCGCACGCCAACGCCGCGGGCTGCCtccgagcagcagcaacagcagctccAGGGGGAACCCCACGAgcataacaataataacaatatcaacagcagcagcaaagcaCAATCAGCTGGAAGGGGCAACTCGCCGTTGATGGAGACGCCAGCCGTGATTGTCACTAGTCAGCaaccgcaacagcagcagagtGTGCCACCAAAGCCGCAGCAGAATGTGCCACTTAGCAATGAAGCGGAGTTCCCAAAGCTATCGCCTCCAAAGAAATCCGGCGGTCAGCACAATCGCACcaacagcaacggcagcggcaTGGAgtttaataacaataacaacagcagtAACAAGAAATTCGTCGTTGATATGAAGGCCAATGGTTTGGACAACAAGCCACACAACAACTCGTCTACGGGTGTGATCTACAACTCCGGGATGAACTACAAGGCGGCGGAGCGGCATGATCGTCACGAGCGCCACGAGATGTCCAGCCAGAACAGCAATCTGAGCAACAACCACGACGAGGAGCCATATCACTATGAGCCCAGAGGTGGAGGAGGCGGCAAGAAGCATCGTGCCAACACCAATGCCAAAGGTAACAAACCACGGTTGAAGAATCTCGGTGGAAGCTCATCTGGCAGCATTGATTTAGGAGGAGGCGGTGGAAACGGAAATTGCAACACCATGTCCAACAATGGCCAATCCAACAACTCGAGCAACAACACCTCGGGCTTCATATCGCGCG AGAACTCGAGCGAGCAGTACACGGACTATGGCGGAACAGATCTACTGGTCTTCTTCCGGGACACCCTCAATAAGAACCCCAAGGATCGCAACATCCTCTTGAAGATTGAGAAAGACCTAATAGACTTTGTCCAGGAAAATAG TCGCGGCTGTGAGTACCGCTTTCCGCCAGCTTCCTCCTACAATCGTATGCTGATCCATCGCACTGCCGCCTTCTTCGGCATGGAGCACAATGTGGACACGGAGACGCAGCAGTGTGTGATTGTGGCCGTGGCCAAGAACACGCGCATACCGGAG ATCCGCTTCCAGTCGCTGGTGCGCGACGATGCACGCAAGTCAATTCTGAAGCGGGACACGCACAGCTTCGATGAGGTGCGTCAGTCACCGTACTTGTGCCCTCTTTCTCTGGATCGCAAGGCCAAGAGCTTCGAGGAGCGGGAGGAGGACTACGATAGGGCGCGCAGCCGCATCTTTAGTCGAACAGGGGGCAATCATGAGGGATACTCCGGAGGTGGCGAGGAGGAATGCTACGGTGGTtgggagcagcagcaacaacagcagaagCCGTCTCAGCCACCAAGACCCAAGAGGCCCAATGGAAAGATGTTGCAGATGCAAAAT TCCACGGAATCTCGCGATGGCATGCGATCCGGTGGAGCCGTGCCCAAGTCGCACAACTTTGGCAACTACGGAGGTCCGCCTAGTTCAGGAGGTCCTGGCAACAATTCCATGCCTCGTGGCGACTCAACAAACTCGATCAAAAGCGGACGAGGCGGCTTCGCGAAGCAGGACTCAACTGGCAGTACTCCTTGGCGCCTGTCTCCTTCCAGCAGTGG CTACAAGACCCGCACCCAGTCCGTGCGCTCCGACTCCGTAACTCCATCGCCCACGGGTTACGGCAGCGACAGGCAGACGCCGGAGTTAAACCATCCATCCATGGTGAGCCACAGCCGGGTGGCACCACCCATGTCAtcgggtggtggtggtgttggcggcggcggaggatcAGGAGCAGTCGCCGTGTCCTCCGTGGAAATGGGAACAGAAGCCACCGGGGCTGACCCGTCGTCCACATCCAATTGCTCGTCGGGAACGTCGGGACTCGTCTGGGCCGTTACAGACATTTCGAATGTGCCAATTGGCAGCCTCCTCATTGATCCGCAAACCCTCCAACCAATTGTCAATGCAGACGG TTCCATTTACCACTACGACCCGTCCAACCTGCCGCCCAACCAGGCGCTCCAGCACTCGGGAAATCAATACCAGTCACAGAACCAGGGCAACTCCTCCTCCGGCGGCTATAACAACTATCGCAAGTCGTCgccacatcagcagcaacagtcacagcagcagcaacagtcgcagcagcatcatcagcagcaattgcagcagccacagcagcTGCATCAGCAGTCATCACAGCAATATGCCACCACTGAGCTGTCCTGCAGCTCCACCGAGAGCTAtgcggaggaggaggcgcaGTCCCCTGGAATGGAGTGTTCTGAGGGGTACGAGAGCTACGAGCAGCAGTCGTTGCCTATCCAGCAGCAGCTTTCCGGCAATGGGGATTCGGCCAGCACCAAGGGAGATGATTGTGATAGCCTGGCCAGTGCTACCGTTTGCCTCAGCATCACCACCTCCACATCCACAAAGAACTACGACCGCATCGAGGTGCAGAAGTACAAGAATCAGGCCACCAGTCCGAACATACCCGCCTGTTGTGCCGTGGGCGAAAAGCTTGAACTGGAGGCTGCCTTGCCGCAGGAGCAGGAACAGGAACCTATGGCTGGACCCTCCTCGTCCGGTTCCGCCACCTCCTCGGTGGGTATTACAGAGCTCCCATCCAGCCAGACACCGCTCCCAATGGTGACTCAGGTGAACTGTGACCTCCAATCGGTGTCGCCCAGCACCACGCCCTACAGCCAGTGCGAGGTGAAGACTCCTAGCCAGAGTCATGCACCCAGTGCCGCCGTCGAGGAGCCCAAGACCACCACCTGGACGTACACACAGAGCTACCAGGCGCCAGACGGCTCCACCGTCTTTCACACTACCACTACGCCCAATGGGGCTGCGCCCTACTGCGCCACCACATATCAGCAGGGG CCCGATGGCAGCATCTATGCGGTTCCACAGGGCATGGTTTATGCCGCCTATCCGCAACCAGGCGTAGGCACTGCCGGTGGTGCCTCACAGCCGCTCTTCCAACTGACCACCAGCAGTCACCCGCCCGCTCAGACAATTTTTGCCTCCCCGGAGGCAGGCGGAGAGATTCCTGGAGGCACCTACATGATACCTGTCTTTGATCCGGCCCAGCAGCCGCGTGAGGGACTCATCCCGGCGCAGGCTATATACCAGACGGGCCCGGGCGGACCGGGAGCCACCACAGTGATGCCAATGACGACGGCGGCTGCCTATCCAACGGCCCAGTTCGCCACAGCGGCTCCAAATGGCGCGCCGATATACCAGGCGCCGCTTATCTACTCCAGCGAACCGGGTGGTGGAGCACAGCTGCAACAGCTTCCCATGGCACCGTATCCGATTCAATACTCTTACCCGTACTACCACCCCATCTCGTACTATGTGCCCCAGCAGGCAGTGGCCGCCGCACCGATGGTAGCCTCACAGCCGCAGGTGGGTCAGGCTCCGATGCAACAGCCGGCGCCGCACACGGGAGCTGGAACAACCACAGGGCCACCAACGGTGGTTTCAG TTTCAGGCCAACAACACCACCAGCCGCATCAGcagcaccatcagcagcagcagcactcgAGCAATGGATCCGTGGTCACCTCCAGTGCATATGGCACTCGGGTTAAGCGCACACCAGGCGGTGGCTCGATCCACTACAACCCCAGCTACACACCAAGTTCGGTGGCTCATGCCGGTGGTGCCCATCATCCGTCAGCGGGCTCTGCCCAGATCATCGCTGCGCCGGCGGCCAGCACAACCACATATCATGCGCTGCCTACGCTGACGCTAGCCCACGGTGGTCCAGCGACTGGCACGGATCTCAGTGGAGCGGGTGGTGCCCATGTGTACGCTCTCTCCGCCCAACACGCCACCGCGCTGATCCCAACGAATATCTTCCCCTatgcagcggcggcggcggcagcagccgGAGGGCCAGGAGGTCCTCCAACGGCTCCCCAGGTAGTGCAGCAGGCACCACCACCCCCGCCACAGAGTGCTCCCCATCATGCTCTTATCACAGCGGGTCCGTTTTATCCAGCAAATGGCGGAAACATGGATCAGGGTGCCTCTCAGTCGGCTCCTAGCACTCCAGCGGCTCCTGGAAGACAAGCGCCGCTGTTCAGCACCCCGCCGGCTCCAAACAATGGaagcagtggcagcagcagtgcGGGTGGCGGAGGGAACAGCGGTGGCTATCACAGCAACAGCTCCACGCCGCACTACTACCAGGGCCAGAACAGCAACGAGGGTTACACCTCGCCTTATGAGAAGAGAAATCATGGAGGTGGAGCCTCAGGAGCACACTCAGTGGGAGTGCGTAAGCCTTACCACCCAGGTGGCTACAACCCAAGACATTCGGTACCACTAGGGGGCATCCCCTCTGGAGCAAAGACTCCCTTGCTGAACTCCAACAACGAGCCCACGCCGCGTGCCTCTCCCAGCAGCGTAAGTTTGGGTGGTGCTTCTTCATCCGGTGGGGCCAATTCCTACCAACATCGTGGGCCACCACCACACACGATGGGTGTGAAACGAGATAACAAGCCCAACCAACTGCCGCTGATCAGTGGACCACCGCCTAGTTATGCAGCGAACTCCAGCCCTGGAGTTTCTAGCTACGAGTCCAAGCCACCGGTGCGCCTGAATGCCGGAGCCGCTAGTTTCCGGAGTCAGAAGTCCCTGAACCAGGACTATCGACGCAGTGTCTCCCAACGGAACTCGCCCAGCGCCAATGGAGGTGGAAGTGGCAGCCAcgagagcagcaacaactcgCCCAACAGTATTGTGGGCAGCCAGAGCAACAGTGCTGCCAACACGCCCAACGCAGCAGCCCCACCACCACCGCAGCCACAGCCCACGCTGGTTAGCCACACTGGAGGATTTGTGGTGTTGGATCAGACCACCGGAGCCGCCATGAATGCCTCGCCGCCATCGCTCTATGGCGGCGGCGGAGGTCCAAATGCAGGAATAAGTGGAGGAGCAGGTGGCGCTTCGGGAACGGCAGGCTCGAATGGTGGCCATCAGCCgggtggcggcggtggcgcCCGCTCGCACATTCCCACTGCCCAGCTGCACCACAgtgccgccgctgccgccgccgcagctGCTGGCAGCCAACAGGCCACGGCGGCGGTGCTGAGCGGCGtggccgctgctgccgccctCGGCGGCTACAATCCAAATGGGGCGTCCGGTGTGTACTTCAAGTATGGCCAGACGTACTTTGCCCAT CCCTCGGTGGCCTTGCCCAACAGTCGACGATCTCCGTCGAACGATATCCGGCCTCAAATGGCGCAAGTGGCCGGCATGTATCCCACAATGATGATACAAG CGCGTCATCCCAGTCGCCATCCGAACCCGAACTACAAAGGTTCGCGTCCGCGGTAA